The Humulus lupulus chromosome 3, drHumLupu1.1, whole genome shotgun sequence genome window below encodes:
- the LOC133824560 gene encoding uncharacterized protein LOC133824560 — MVRRKKIIQKSGSKSSPIVSSTRKDFLDRVEDEDVVRGDPLEEVSADTVDVFQEVGEDHSLVNCDQVKSGNISGSGSWAKEAEEKDFQELAKEKWSKLQDSFAAQGGARLNYEEPLLQEGFINRIWGKLGIERIARMNEGYTLVKFRDEATRDMVLEAGVVHFDRKPVLLRPWSTNLDKLRMVKSVPVWVRLPDLGLQYWGLKTLSALVSTIGKPMMMDKVTKDKSMVKFARVLVDVEISDRIPHCVNFINECGQLMEQAINCKHAQEVHWKPKQKVTKSDKGDPGESADLGEPVLEERSMDPHLLIAEKVVQKNGKSDQVAIIGELKAERTLAKETSCSSIGQEILWRTRKWFQRGVYKKFRNLMEGCNLLFRNIRGLNGRNKQRSLLDFCTVNKIGFGGFLETKLKNNKVEEMMKNFFLGWHWYNSGSVEGRILLVWKDDIVQVNVIQDMDQLIHCEVKIKGVVQKAYLSIVYGRNSIEERKELCSQLTLPQASVEPWLVVGDFNVIFEFDDRIGGRMKAESRIFSKLNRIFINELWLDFFPESEARVNWDTISDHCYCIIKTVQFKESRIKPFRFYNLWANHKDFRSTVLDSWSKPTGGFQHYTAAKQRYERAQLLLQQSPYSCFLGKNSSVTGRVDLNCFQQGNVLSLEQQLDLTQPFTKKDVKRALFSIPSIKSPGPDGFGSGFFKALWNDIGVEISDAILMFFEHGEIPSELNGTFLTLIPKLAKILPRIIHQNQGAFIKNRQLAHNILILQDLLHGYTRKNISPRCLIKIDLSKAYDSIDWAFLEEIMTAFCFPRRFIKWIMIFLKGTSYTLLLNGRLQGSFEGRKGLRQGDPISPLLFVLVMEYLTRPLKQVFNHREFRFHPMCKHLHLVNICFADDLILFCKGNFRSVQLLFKGILSFCNSSGLTANLNKSQLFFGEVATEVKINILNYVALGEGRFPSKYLGVSLRPTRWLVADCGEIIKKIQARLHVWASRHLSFAGRTQLIFSVLLSIRNYWMHIFMLPSSVIQEIDRLCRKFLWGSTNNRSKFPCTSWFQWIDAIYLKGQSFWSYHLKPDVSWYWRKLCYLREIFLEAVLVDSAVNGKLKLKVLLSSILQRDNVDYAKAVWCSLSVPKHRFILWQSVLGHLLTRDNLMKCQISFISLLCPVCKREEESHLHLFFDCIFSRQVWQLLKDWLGPGIWPNQFAGWKEWLKGKPKNILHCISVASLAAAVYSIWCNRNSCIFSHCSFSPFT, encoded by the exons ATGGTGAGGCGTAAGAAAATTATTCAGAAGTCTGGATCTAAATCATCTCCGATCGTGAGTAGCACTCGAAAGGATTTTCTTGATAGGGTGGAGGATGAAGATGTGGTGAGGGGGGACCCCCTGGAGGAGGTTTCGGCAGATACGGTGGATGTGTTTCAAGAGGTTGGGGAGGACCATTCTTTGGTAAATTGCGATCAGGTCAAGTCAGGAAATATTTCAGGTTCTGGGTCATGGGCGAAGGAAGCAGAAGAGAAAGATTTTCAGGAATTAGCTAAGGAAAAGTGGTCCAAACTTCAAGACTCCTTTGCTGCTCAGGGTGGTGCTCGACTCAATTATGAGGAACCATTGCTCCAAGAAG GATTCATCAATCGCATATGGGGTAAATTGGGTATTGAGAGAATTGCTCGTATGAATGAGGGTTATACTCTAGTCAAATTTAGGGATGAAGCCACTAGAGATATGGTTTTGGAAGCAGGAGTGGTACACTTTGACAGAAAACCTGTTTTGCTGAGGCCTTGGTCGACCAATTTGGATAAGTTGAGGATGGTGAAATCAGTTCCGGTCTGGGTTCGTCTGCCAGATTTGGGTCTCCAGTATTGGGGCCTTAAAACTCTGAGTGCACTTGTTAGCACTATAGGTAAGCCTATGATGATGGATAAGGTAACCAAGGACAAGTCAATGGTGAAATTTGCTAGAGTTCTAGTGGATGTTGAAATATCTGATCGTATCCCTCATTGTGTAAATTTTATTAATGAGTGTGGTCAATTGATGGAACAAGCAATAAA TTGTAAACATGCTCAAGAGGTTCATTGGAAGCCAAAGCAGAAGGTCACTAAGTCTGATAAAGGGGATCCTGGGGAATCTGCTGATTTGGGTGAGCCAGTTCTCGAGGAAAGGTCAATGGATCCTCACCTATTAATAGCTGAAAAGGTGGTACAAAAGAATGGCAAGAGTGATCAGGTGGCTATTATAGGAGAGTTGAAGGCTGAAAGGACATTAGCAAAGGAAACCAGTTGTTCATCGATAGGGCAGGAGATATTATG GAGAACAAGGAAGTGGTTTCAAAGAGGAGTTTACAAGAAATTCAGAAATCTAATGGAGGGGTGTAACTTGCTTTTTCGGAACATTAGGGGTTTAAATGGTAGGAATAAGCAAAGATCTCTATTAGATTTTTGTACTGTTAATAAAATTGGTTTTGGTGGTTTTCTTGAAACTAAGTTGAAAAACAATAAGGTTGaggagatgatgaagaatttctTCCTGGGTTGGCATTGGTACAACAGTGGGTCAGTGGAAGGAAGGATTCTGTTAGTTTGGAAGGATGATATAGTTCAAGTCAATGTTATTCAGGATATGGACCAGCTTATACATTGTGAAGTGAAGATTAAGGGAGTTGTTCAGAAGGCCTATTTGTCTATTGTTTATGGTAGAAATTCGATTGAGGAGAGAAAGGAGCTGTGCTCTCAATTAACTTTACCTCAGGCTTCTGTTGAGCCTTGGTTGGTTGTTGGGGACTTTAATGTTATCTTTGAATTCGATGATCGTATTGGGGGTAGAATG AAAGCAGAATCAAGAATCTTCTCTAAGTTGAATAGGATTTTTATCAATGAGTTGTGGTTAGATTTCTTTCCAGAGTCAGAAGCTCGTGTCAACTGGGATACAATCTCTGATCACTGTTACTGTATCATTAAAACAGTTCAGTTTAAGGAGTCCAGGATCAAACCTTTTAGATTTTATAACTTGTGGGCTAATCACAAGGATTTCCGAAGTACAGTTCTTGATAGCTGGTCTAAACCAACTGGTGGTT TCCAGCATTATACTGCAGCTAAGCAGAGGTATGAGAGAGCTCAGCTCTTGTTGCAACAGTCTCCTTATTCAT GTTTTCTGGGTAAGAATAGTTCAGTTACTGGTCGGGTGGATCTGAACTGTTTCCAGCAGGGAAACGTCTTGTCTTTGGAGCAACAACTCGATCTGACTCAGCCATTTACTAAGAAAGATGTTAAGAGAGCTTTATTTAGTATTCCCTCAATCAAGAGTCCTGGTCCTGATGGTTTTGGTTCAGGTTTTTTTAAAGCTCTTTGGAATGATATAGGGGTTGAAATCTCTGATGCGATTTTGATGTTTTTTGAGCATGGTGAGATTCCTTCAGAGTTAAATGGGACATTTTTAACTCTTATTCCTAAG TTGGCTAAGATTCTTCCAAGGATTATTCACCAAAATCAAGGAGCTTTTATAAAGAATAGGCAACTTGCTCATAATATCTTAATCCTTCAAGATTTGCTTCATGGATATACTAGGAAGAATATTTCTCCCCGGTGTTTGATAAAGATTGATCTTAGTAAGGCGTATGACTCTATTGATTGGGCTTTTTTGGAGGAGATTATGACTGCATTTTGCTTTCCTAGAAGGTTTATTAAATGGATTATGATTTTTTTGAAGGGTACCTCTTATACCCTTTTATTGAATGGGAGATTACAAGGTAGTTTTGAAGGGAGGAAAGGATTAAGACAAGGAGACCCTATTTCTCCTCTGCTTTTTGTGCTGGTTATGGAGTATCTCACTAGGCCTCTTAAACAAGTTTTTAATCACAGAGAGTTTAGATTTCATCCCATGTGTAAGCACTTACATCTAGTGAACATTTGCTTTGCGGATGACTTGATTTTGTTCTGTAAAGGAAACTTTAGATCAGTTCAACTTTTATTTAAGGGTATTTTGAGTTTCTGTAACAGTTCTGGGCTTACTGCCAATTTGAATAAGTCCCAATTATTCTTTGGGGAAGTGGCTACTGAGGTGAAGATCAATATCCTTAATTATGTTGCTCTTGGTGAGGGAAGATTTCCTTCGAAATATCTGGGGGTTTCTTTGAGACCTACGAGATGGCTGGTTGCTGATTGTGGTGAGATCATCAAGAAAATTCAGGCTAGACTTCATGTTTGGGCGAGTAGGCACTTATCATTTGCAGGGAGAACTCAACTGATATTTTCGGTTCTACTGAGCATTCGCAATTATTGGATGCATATTTTTATGCTTCCCTCTAGTGTTATTCAAGAAATAGACAGATTGTGTCGTAAATTTCTTTGGGGTTCCACTAACAACCGCAGCAAGTTCCCTTGTACTTCTTGGTTTCAG TGGATTGATGCGATTTATCTTAAGGGTCAGTCTTTCTGGTCTTATCATCTAAAACCAGATGTGAGTTGGTATTGGCGTAAGCTTTGCTACCTGAGAGAGATTTTTCTTGAAGCTGTTTTGGTAGATTCGGCTGTGAATGGTAAACTTAAACTGAAAGTTCTGCTCAGTAGCATTCTTCAAAGGGATAATGTAGATTATGCTAAGGCAGTTTGGTGTAGTCTATCAGTCCCTAAGCATCGTTTTATTCTTTGGCAATCGGTGCTTGGTCATTTACTGACTAGGGACAACCTGATGAAGTGCCAAATATCTTTTATATCTCTGTTATGTCCGGTTTGTAAGAGGGAAGAGGAATCTCATTTGCATTTGTTCTTTGACTGTATCTTCTCGCGGCAGGTTTGGCAGTTGCTTAAAGATTGGTTGGGTCCTGGTATTTGGCCTAATCAATTTGCTGGCTGGAAGGAGTGGTTAAAAGGGAAGCCTAAGAATATTTTGCACTGCATTTCAGTAGCTTCATTGGCAGCAGCGGTTTATAGTATTTGGTGCAATAGAAACTCTTGTATTTTTTCTCATTGTTCCTTTTCTCCTTTCACTTAG
- the LOC133822913 gene encoding uncharacterized protein LOC133822913, with amino-acid sequence MEISDENSPRLRLDHLRKDVSQQTHLRGFQLEPYDPGNESNHAFRSMNALEILRETVRILRYNSSGFMAIAALLIFPVSAVVLSNILIDQSLVKRLTIRLLLIAKSSGLPLRPFIKQSGQRFAEMAISSFMCFPLFITLSLLSKAAVVYSVDCSYSRKQFDSSKLYAIICKIWKRLVSTYVWVCMVIVGCVTLFFLLLAAVCNIFFIIGSSFSIIVYASVVVGLVFSVIFANAFVICDIAIVICVLEDVSGPEALLRACVLIKGQTHVGLLIFLGSTIGMAFVKGLFEHRVKTLSYGDGSSRLWEGPLLVLMYSFVVLIDSMMSAVFYYSCRSSSTETSDVESRPILESVIVCDESTVVQ; translated from the coding sequence ATGGAGATTTCTGATGAAAATTCTCCAAGATTGAGGTTAGATCATTTGAGAAAAGATGTTTCACAACAAACCCATTTGCGAGGATTCCAGTTGGAACCCTACGATCCCGGAAATGAGTCCAATCATGCGTTTCGTTCCATGAACGCCTtggagatcttgagagaaactgtACGGATTCTAAGGTACAATTCGTCGGGGTTCATGGCTATAGCCGCCTTGCTGATTTTCCCGGTATCGGCTGTGGTTCTATCGAACATCTTAATTGATCAATCACTCGTGAAGAGACTGACTATAAGGCTTTTGTTGATCGCCAAGTCGAGCGGGCTCCCATTGAGGCCTTTCATCAAACAGTCGGGCCAGCGTTTCGCTGAGATGGCTATCTCGTCGTTTATGTGCTTTCCCTTGTTCATAACATTGTCTTTGTTATCAAAAGCCGCTGTTGTTTATTCAGTGGACTGTAGCTATTCAAGGAAGCAATTTGATTCGTCCAAGCTCTATGCAATCATTTGCAAGATTTGGAAGCGACTTGTTTCAACTTATGTGTGGGTTTGTATGGTCATTGTAGGCTGTGTTACCTTGTTCTTTCTTTTACTTGCTGCTGTATGCAATATATTTTTCATCATTGGGTCTTCCTTTAGCATCATAGTGTACGCTTCAGTAGTAGTTGGGCTTGTTTTCTCAGTCATTTTTGCCAATGCCTTTGTTATTTGTGATATTGCTATTGTGATATGTGTACTGGAGGATGTCTCGGGACCAGAGGCTTTATTAAGGGCTTGTGTTTTGATCAAGGGTCAAACTCATGTGGGTCTTCTCATATTTCTTGGATCGACCATTGGGatggcttttgtgaagggattgtTCGAGCACAGAGTGAAGACTTTGAGCTATGGAGATGGGTCTTCAAGATTATGGGAAGGACCTCTTTTGGTGCTCATGTATTCGTTCGTAGTGCTTATCGATTCCATGATGAGTGCTGTTTTCTATTATAGCTGCAGATCCTCAAGTACGGAAACTTCAGATGTTGAAAGCCGGCCAATTTTGGAGTCTGTGATAGTTTGTGATGAATCAACAGTCGTTCAATGA